acaaaaataaaatttgtgcTCATGTATCTTTTGGCCGAAAAAACTTAATGTTTCCTTttctgaaaaggaaaaaaaaaaaaaaagttagaaCCAGGCTTTTGCTTGGTATATCTCTAGTTTGTTGGTGAATAAAAAAGGAggtaaaaaaatgaaaatagaaaacacttagaagttataaaaaaaagaaaaagaaaaaaagatatcTAAGGATGATTTGAAAACCTACTTTTCacttttttgaaaattgaaaacgaaaattattataaaaaaatgttttcggtttttagaaaaatttaaaatgaaatggtTATCTCATAAAACGAGGAtttatatgttttcttttctgaaaagaaaaataaaactaattcTAGTTTTATGCCTGTAAATATTTGGACGTTGTTGAAGGATGTTGCGAGTTCAAAAATctcattaataataataaatataaaataaatttgatttttttaattttttagtgaATGAAGGGAATAAATTTGTGTGCAATTAGTAGTGCTTACTGGGGTCAAGCTCGGCGCTAACAAGCTCCAAAAGAAGGCTTTTGCCGAGCAAATCGGTAAAGCCATCGAGGGGCCTAGTCACTATGCTGGAGAGGAGCTCTCCTGCTGTTTCCTGCACTGTAACCACAGCCTTCACACTAACTGACTTGTTCTCTATTGAGGTTGTAGGTACGGTGGCGGTGACAGCTGATGCAGACGATCCGAGCTGATCACCAGAACTGGCACGGATCACCACGCAGGAGGAGgagtttttcttattattatgattttgACGGACAGGATGGCGTGGAAGGGTGTTGATGAGGGAAGGGCTTCCATGCCTGATCAGATAATTGGTATGAATGTTGGATTTTGgtaagagagagaaggatggaGCATGGTTGAGTTTTTGCAGCTGAGAGTTCATCATGTTTCTCTGCTagtttgccttttcttttgctagaaTGTTCATGCATTTATAGAGagcgcgagagagagagagagagagagagagagagagagagagagagagtaatgTGTTGTGAAACATGGTACATATTTTTGGATCTAGCTAGGTGTACCGCTTGAATAATACAAGAAATTAACACGataaatatagaaaagaaaacgatTGGTCTTATTCATGGATTAAAAGAATACTACTAGTAGCGGTAAATAATTGGTCCCCTCTgtttcaagatttttttttcaaattcacATAGCATCCCTTAATGCCTTAGCAGAAGGAAGAGGCAGAAGGGCTTTTTCAAATAGTCTCACTcaaaataaacagaaaaagggtTGAGAGTGTTCTGTTGTCTGCATTTTGTAAAATCTGGAGCATCTAAATAATCTAAGGGAGATTGGCCACATTGGATACCAACCTGAGCCAATTCAACTAACAACCTATTAATAAACAGAGATAAAATTAGGTATAGTAGAAATAATCGCTCTTACCTTTAAGCTGTTTCTAATTCCATATTTACgtattttttggaaaaggTTTCTAATTCAATCattgaatttaaaatgaagaagaCTATCAACTGTATGAGTTATTATCAAATAGAACAATAACCTTCGGCTGCACTTTGCACCAACGGGCtggccctttttttttagtattattatatatttaatgttttttttttcttctgttgatTTGAACATAAAACATATAGCTGCAAGACAAACATGTCAAATAGGTAAGTGCAAAACAAAGATGTAAAATATTAACCTTGGGTTTGCTGCATGTGTTTCACTCGTACATACACTGCCAGATACTTTTCATCTTTCTAGCTATGTGTTCATCTTTAACAATGTTAGAAATTAACACGGGAAGGAAAAAGGAGGTTTACTTTGACTTGCCCCAATAGCACACGTGTTTGTTCTTTTGTAACGGGGGACCATTGTAGTGTGGGGATCATTGTAGAGTGGGGACCATTGTTGTTGCAATCTGATTAGGATTCATTGTTGTTTTGTCCCTTGTTATTGTACAGTAGGGACGATTTATGGTATCGCGCTATGAAATTGTGGCGAAATTCTACTTTNNNNNNNNNNTCATGGAAGAATTTGTAAAAGATTTATGTAATGGCCCCCAAACTAAGTTATTCACACTCTTGGTCCCTCTAAAAATTGTTTTCTAGCTTCACcctcccccttttttttttaaaatattgtaaaagatttcattaatttgatAAACTTGGAGTATTATCCAATAACAATGAAGTAATTAAGTCATGGAGGCTCTTCCTCTGACCAAAAGATTCTTGATCTAACAACAAGGCATGCCTAGCAAGGGAGTGAGCCACCTTATTACATTCTATGGAGCTATATCGCCATCTCACCAGAGAGAGAATGTGTGTGGCACTTAGCTTCTTTAAAAAGGTGACCTTCCACACATGCAAATCCCCCCCATCTTTCTCAAGAGCAGTAATAATATATTGTGCATCCCCTTCCACTTCAATAGTCCcgacaaaattttggcgggaaAGGTCCAtcgattgttttttttatataagacAGAGAAATATCAAGCAGTGTTATTGCCAAATTCACAAGGGAAGTTTTCGATGATGAAAATTGGGATCAAACAGGTCAACAATGGTATAAGAGGGTTCTAAATCCTGTTGGCTTTGATGAAAATTGTGTTGTGTATTCATTTATCTTGGACAAAGGAGAGAACATGTAGCACAAAAGCAAAGTATAACACAGCAATTTATGTATAGAGAAGATTAATTAGTGCTTTCTACTTCTTGGATAAAGGAAGAGGTGCCAAGGACGATGTAGCACAACCAAGAGCCTTTGTCACGCCAGTAATTGTGGGCTTGACATTAGAACACATAGAGGTAAGAGGGCCTTTGTTTCCACCGTAGGTGAGATCAATGTCAGTCAactccacattctcacacggTATGCCCGTGGTACATACAAGCTTGATTGCAAGTGGAGTGAAAGATGAGCCCTTAATGTTCTTGAAGCTGACATTGTTGATCTTTACTTTTGACGGAGGCTTTTGTTCACACTGAGTATATGGGCAGTACAATTGGTCTATGAGGATAGGGTTACTGACATTAACCATGATAATATCCTCATAGTGTATACTCGAGGCAGTGCTAGGCGAAGGAGAATCTGGAAATGTTTTGATTCTCACACCGTTCTCCGTATTAGTCAGGGTGCAGTTCTTAACTATGATCCCGGTCAcatccttttcttccttataTTTTCCAAGGCTTCCAATGCTTATTCCATGGCCTGGCCCACAAGTAACATCAGTCACTGTGATTTCGTGGGAGTCATCACCAATAGAAATACAGTCATCCCCAGTTCcaatctttgaatgagtaatGTTGATAGCAGTCGAAGCCCCGATATGGATTCCATCTGTGTTTCTGCTCTCGTCAGGTGCTGTGATGGTAAGCTGTTGAAATGTAGTATGGTTGCACCGAAAAACATGCATGTGGAAAAATTTGCTGTTAAGTGAAGTTATGTCCTGAACTTTGGAATTTGTGAGGAATTCGAACCGCAGATTAACGGGaagaggtttgcaatttttgtttttgtggcaGTCATTTTGATTCCAAGAAAGTGCTCCTTGGCCATCAAAAGTCCCACCACCTGATAAGGTGAGCATGTCAATGTACTGAAAACCAACCCAAGTATCCGGTCGTGTGAGTTGGCCAGCGTCTGCTGGAGCCTGCAATATGCCTTGAACTTGCATCTCAATAGGAGCCTTACAGGGGCCTCTGAAATTTGCTTCTTTTAACTTGTATGTCCCGCTCGGAACAACAACTTTACTCGCGGATGGCGATGCACATGCATCACTCCAAGCCTTGGCCAAGGCCGTACTGACATCAGAGCCAGGCTTTGCACCGTATGTTGCACTCGTCACGTCAAACACACTAGCATGAGCTTTAGGGGTAGATGCTAACAATAAGCACAAAAGCATTGCcaagaaatttaatttcataGCCATCTTGATTTTCCTTCcactttgttattttattctctgtgtttttttcctttggaaGGATGATGCAACTCCATTTTGAGTTGAGGCCAATTTATAGTCCAATTGGGAAGGCTCAACACCATCAAACTATCCAACCAATCACTAACTATTTTTATACACAGTTGCATTCTAGTTTAGCTTTATATTCTATAATTAGTAAGCTGTTTAGCCTTGAGAATATTCATCACTAAATCTCTATCTAGAACGTGCTAAACTGTTTGTAGTATTGCTGTCCTCCTCCACACCCTgcaatatatgtatattcCAAAAAAGGAGGACCAAAACCATGCATACACACCTGGATAGAGTTAACAAGATCAACAAGAAAAGACCATGCCTACACTATTGGCGCATCTATGTATATACTTTTTCTAATATCATCCAACTAGAAAGTGCCTCATCTTAACAACTTTAATTCATCTACTTAGCTTAAATAATCCATTTGCACCATTGTGGTGGTTagttcatctattttttaccatactctttttatttttattataattcataGGTTTTGCTTGCTATCCGCCGGTGACATTGATCTCACCTAGAATGGAAACAAAGGCCCTTTTACCTCTCAATGTGAATGTCAAGCCCACCATTATTTGTTTGACAAAAGCCCTTGCCTGTTCTACCTATGCTGGGTTAAAGAAATGGAATGTACTAAAGATAAATGGTTGggttctttgattttttttgattttgtggTGCTTGTACAAGTCTTTTTTCTTCGCTCAGATACCTTCACATGTTATAAGctataaaattctaatatatttaatatttgcaAATAAATTGCTTGTGTTAAAACATACATTCAATAGTTCATCATTGTCTAGATAATGCATCAGTTTCTACTCTATATACTTTTCTTGGCCTACAACCAGTTCGATGCCAGCAAGAGGGCATTCTTTCTTCCCATGCTTGGCCAATTGAAGCTGGGATTAGTATGCCAGATTGATTTTGATCCTTCCACTATATTAATTGAAGATTATCAGACAAACTGAAcgtatatttatatacatttattCTCTCATCCGAACGGTCTGCACGTTATTATCGTGCAGGAGCCATTGTAAACAAGGAGTacccttttaaaataaattaatatttaaagagtgGCTATACTTGTTATTTATACGAATGTTTTTTCAGTATagtcgtgcggctatactatttaaatatttgaatgtATGTCAAgcgtatagccgaccggcaaTACTGCATAAaagtgtttcttttttgtaattaagtaatatcttaccattttaaaattactttaatttttatgtatttagtgaataattagtattgaaatattttgctaatttcaatatttacttcataaattgtaattaattattttaaattattttgtggactttgtttttttatttaattttctacaaaattagtttattttgtttaatatgttcaaatattttaatagtatagccgtgcgactgtactattaaaatatattaatatttaaagagtatagccatgcggctatacctgttaaatatatttgggttttaagagtatagccgcatgacgatactattaaaatattcagaCATATTGAAATATTCGAACATATTAAactaaataaactaattttgtacaaaataaaataaaaaaacaaagtccacaaaacaaaataattaattacaatttactaagtaatttttgaaattagtaaaaaatttaaatactaattgttcactaaatttataataattaaagcaattaaaaaaggctaagatatttcATATTTACAAAAAAGAAGGCGCTGGTATTGTGCCTTTTTGGTTGGCAACCGGCCCATGTCTTCTCACAACTTGTGATTTATCTCAATGGGTGTGTCAGCATGCTTACATCCAAGCATTCTTGTGTTAGTGTGTAGATCCATCATATACTTCCCTTGAGACAAAAATGTACCAGTTTCTGACCTTGCTAGTTCAATTCCGTGGAAGTCTGTAAGAGTACctaaatccttcatctcaaattacTGAGACAAATACTTTTGTAGCTTATGTTGCTCTCTTGTGTCGTTCCCAGTTACAAcaatgtcatccacataaacaaTTAATGCAGTGATATTTCCTTCATCACACTTCAAGAACACGGTGTCATCTAAATTACTTTGAGTgtatccaaaattcttcatggACTTAGTAAATGTGCCAAACCATGCATTCGGAGATtgttttaacccatataatGACTTTATGCGCttgcaaacttgatttttcttttcaggaGCTAAATTACATCCTAGTGGTAAATCCATGTATATCTCTTCTACCAAGTCTCTGTCTAAGAAGGCATTCTTAACATCGAACtgatgtagtggccaatcTAGATTTGTTGCTAGAGACAGTAGGACTCTGGTAGTGTCGATCTTGTATTGGGGCAAAGGTCTCTTGGTAGCCCACCCCATATCTATGTCTGTACCCCTTCGCCACCAATCTAACTTTATATCTTTCAATGGATCCATCTGCTTTGAGTTTCACTGTATAGATCAACCCGCATCCCATAGTCTTCTTTCCAGAAGGTAAAGGCACGAGCTCTCACGTGGCAATCTTTCGGAGAGCTCGCATGTAACACCGTCCCAAAAATCACTATTCAATTGATTATTTAGTTGTGgatttacaattttgcccttagGGGTAGGGTTACTTTGGTCACTTTTCGATCTGGATGGATTTTGAGGATTTTTTGTGACACCATTTCGTAGAGCTCACTCTTACGAGTTCGCAGACACGTAGTGGACTCAAATTGGAGTTATAACGAAGAAGTTGTGGTCAACGGAAGTGCAGtggaacaaatataaatttttcaaAGTTCGGTTTTAAAATACCCAgtcagcctctctctctctctctctctctctctctctctctctctctctctctctctctccctccctccctacGCACACGACTTTCTCTCTTTACAAGAGCGGTAGCAAATTTTTGAAGGCGATTTTGTCGTCGTTTGGAGTCCGATTCGAGCAAAATTGCTTGCAAAAGTTTCGTATCTATGTCCTCTATCTTACCCACATTTTCCCAGCTCAAAAACCCAAGGAAATTAAACTGGAACGACTGGAAGTTCGGGCAAGTTTTGAAGTTTTCGATACCGTTTTTGGCGATCCTGGTGGCAATTTTCGTTAATCCAGGTATGAACCTTCAACCCATCCACGTGCTCTAGTTTTCTATGCTGGTATCTTGGTTCAATTTTGAGGTTTTACATGTCGTTCAAAATACCCATTTTAGCTGACGATTGCGTCTTCAATTCCGCTAGTTCCGACTAGTTTTTCGccgtggtccaagaacaaaacttgGTCCCCTAGTAAGTTTGAATCTGTTGGCAGAGGTATTCGTCGAtggtttggagatttttcGTCACTGGAAAATCTTTTaagacacccacgcgctgcccgCGGTGGGTGGCGGCCCACAGAGTTCTAAATTGTTACCCTTGTCGTCCTGAGCATGATGGTATgcttggatttggatttgattaTCGTTTGACAGTCGAACGGATATTGCACCTATTATGCGATATCTGGGTTCAATAGGTTTGGACCGTTCAATAGGTCCATTTTCTAATGTGTTGTTCCTcgtattttagggtttgtgttGGAACTGGTGGATCGAGAATGGGGGTCCCAGATACTTCTAATCAATGAATCTAGGGTCAAGTAAATCGGTTACTGTCCGAACGTGCGATAGAGAGCGATCCGATCGCTtgatcgagaccaaactctGGAAACTTGTTAAGTAGACCTCGTTGGACTTATAGTAAAGTTTGGATAAAAAATCGGAGGTTATGGGCCCTACGGGCCCAATTGGTCAAATTCAGCGATCGGGGTCAAACCGACCGTTAGATCGTGACGGGACTTCTAGAATGGGCTGAACTCTTGGTTATGGACCAATAGTCATATAACAATTGGGGTCGTGGGCCTTTCGGGCCCAGTTGACTTAGATTGTGGGCTTTGTTGGCTCGGTTGAGGTCTTTTAGTAgttgtaattgtaattggaggtttgttttaaaatggtattgtgttttgaatgttttattaaatttttatgaattattatgTAATCGCTTTTACTTTCCCTGAATAAGGAATGGCTCGGATAACCGGATTTTGGCATGAATAAGGAATTAATTAAATGCATGATTGTATgtctatatttaaatatatgctCGGTGGCTTGAAATCGATGAATGATGGATACTAGTTTTCTCATAGTATGCTGTACATATTTGAATATAGTTTGAGACCAGTTTTGAAATATTATGCATGGTCAAGTTGAAGTTAAGGAATGTTGGGATTGATCTCATTTTAAAAAGGGATTTTTGGTTATATATTTAAGAATTGAtttttggaaagttgagaaagaatttggaaacTAGATTTGTGAAAGTGGATTAGTGGAAAAAGAGGaattttatgataagtttcggaaaatggttttcaaaaCCCACCACCGGAGTACCGTCCCCCCAGTTGCGTTCGGAATAGTCTAGTCATTTATGACAATGCCCACGAGTCTCGGGAACCCGTGAACCATGTGGTGCGAGGATTTGCGTTCTCGAGTTGATTATGTCTTCCTAAGTCCTGCGAGGGGATTTGACGGATATGCGTTTCGGGCTGATCACTAGATTCTGCGAGGATATGCGTTCTCGGGCTGACAAAGTGTCCCCCGAGTTTTGCGAGGATATGTGTTCTCGGGTTGACCACGTGTTTTCCGAGTTCTACGAGGACATGCGTTGTCGGGCTGCCTACGTGTCCCCAGACTTCTGCGAGGGTATGAGTTGTCGGGCTGACCATGGGTCCCCCGAGTTCTGCAAGGATGTATCATATATGGTACTTGAAATTGACGCaatattattggaattgacggattatgaTTTGGGGTATGCCTAGGTGGAGAGTATGTGAGTTTGGAGatgttttaaactaaaattgatgattttatccTGGTACTTATTGGTGAAAGTTTTAATACATGTATTCAGATTTATGAGACAAGGATTGTATAGAATTCACAACTATTTTCTTGAGTGATGAGTTTGTTTTTACACGTGAAAGATGGAAGTAGTTTTACTCGAACTGTTGATACTGATATTAAGGTTTCACATGGCcaatgttattttaataattttcttgttttcctaCTTATATGTAATGAGctattatatatgtgtgtttGTATATGCACATATGTGATAGGTGGAAGATTGTTCTGAAATCAATATCTTTTGCTCAAGTTTCAGCGGATTGATTAGAGTTTGAAGCTTTTGGTTTTAGGAAAGTGCGATGGAATATTTAATTCATATGCTTACAtatgagttgaactttattttcttgcataaagAACtgcgtgtggcttgatcccctcagtaagggtactTGGGCAACCTATGCTAATCTTGGTGCAGCAGCAAgtttttgattgtttgttatgttcagTTTTGTAAAGTTGATTGTGCTGAACGCACGGGACTATTTGAGTTTGCTGTGCATGTGCCTTtttcaagggagact
The Prunus dulcis chromosome 2, ALMONDv2, whole genome shotgun sequence DNA segment above includes these coding regions:
- the LOC117619404 gene encoding exopolygalacturonase-like, which produces MAMKLNFLAMLLCLLLASTPKAHASVFDVTSATYGAKPGSDVSTALAKAWSDACASPSASKVVVPSGTYKLKEANFRGPCKAPIEMQVQGILQAPADAGQLTRPDTWVGFQYIDMLTLSGGGTFDGQGALSWNQNDCHKNKNCKPLPVNLRFEFLTNSKVQDITSLNSKFFHMHVFRCNHTTFQQLTITAPDESRNTDGIHIGASTAINITHSKIGTGDDCISIGDDSHEITVTDVTCGPGHGISIGSLGKYKEEKDVTGIIVKNCTLTNTENGVRIKTFPDSPSPSTASSIHYEDIIMVNVSNPILIDQLYCPYTQCEQKPPSKVKINNVSFKNIKGSSFTPLAIKLVCTTGIPCENVELTDIDLTYGGNKGPLTSMCSNVKPTITGVTKALGCATSSLAPLPLSKK